The Thunnus maccoyii chromosome 15, fThuMac1.1, whole genome shotgun sequence DNA segment TAATAAGGAAGAAAGAGGTGAGATAAAAGATCTgataacaaatatattaattCCATGTATTTTGCCAATCTGGGTGTAAGAACTCagagtctcacacacactgatgcaccCAAATGATCTTGAAATGAggtcatttcattttcactcgCATATGCAGCAAAATGCAGTGTTGTAAAGGAGAGCGGCTTTGATATCAGTGAAGAAAGGATCTGTGTTTGATCAGGTTTATCTTAGCCAATACCGATCATTTCACAATCCGATCAATCAACATCTCTCTGTCCTAACTACAGTGTACATTGTTGAAACATagcaaacatacaaataaacagaaatgtgcTGAGGGAACCATGAAAGAGGAACAAACTTGTCAGAGCTTCCTTTCAGGCCTGCAGGAACTCAGTGTTTAATATCCCTTTAATCACCAGAGAGGGCCACCCTCGCCCAATCCAAGTGATCTCTACAAATTCAAGCTATTCCATCATTTTAATTCATCCTACTGTAATTATCCCAGAGTTAAGCGTCAGCTAGATTTCTACAGTGACATTCAAAAGTTATTGTATTAGAAAACCGATGGAGAGGTTAAAAATAAGCCTCACCCCGCAGTACTTGTCTTCGTTGAACAGCTGGGGGGGGACAGCCGTGGGGTTTCCTGCTTTGCTTCTCATTTCATCGCGAAGCTCGCCGCCCACGGAGATGTCGATGAGCTCATACTGGATGCTTTTACTCTCGAGGATTCGGATCACTTCTGCCTGTTGAGACTTCACCTGGAAAAACAACAGCTCCCATCAGAGATTCGCTCGGCGCCAACGTTAACAGCAATCAACTCGTTCAACCGTTGCAGCAAAGTCAACAACTTCTAATCCTGTTTTTACTAACAACATTTCTAAGaacaaagaagagaaaaagatgatTTTTCTGACTGTTGAGCTAGTAGTCTGTGTGATTAATACTATGCAATCAAAAGGCCAGCAAACAGCTTTGAGGAACTATTCAAATCAACCTTATGATATTATCTATTCAAGGGCAGGGGCATAGAGACATTACTCAGAGCAAAGTGCTGTagtaaaaagaaggaaaaaaaaacattatatgaTTTAAGGACCTTTTTTACTATGCGCCTTTAAAAAGCACTAGTGTTATCTGGTTTGTGGGTGGTGATTAATAGACCTGGTGAACACTCTGCTATCTTTTTGGGCGACTGAGGAAGTTGGGAGGGGGGTTTTCGTAAAAATGACCACACCTAAGCAAAACACTAACTGGAAACCCACAAGCTGGCATTTAGttttccccacacacacacacacacactcattgtgAGGCCAGTTCCATgttcttaaataaaaaaagggaactgtgtgtgcgtgtttcaCTAAATTGTGGAAGCAGTTAAACGTTCCTCTGAATCATTGGAGCTGTGGCCGGCAGTGgctattttgaaaaatgttactCAATACAAGTAATCAGCACATgcatatgaatatgaaaatacatcacTGGCTAATATATGACATGTGTTGAAGACAGCGGACAGAGGATTGAAACTGGGTGTCAGTGGGGAATGACCAATCAAAACCTCCCCGATGCTTTATCTAAAAGGTTTCTACAGTAAACCGGGTATAAGCACATACAAATAGGTATCACTGCACATGAGAGGGTTAAAAACTCATGCAGGTCACAGAGCTTTTTCACTACATGAATTCCTCACATGTAATAGATAGCAGATGTTTGACCCCGTGTGTAGTCATGCGCTGTTTTCATAAAGTGCTGCAAAAATGAGTCTAACAAGGAATATTGTGTTTTCCAGCATCTGCACATTTACTGATATCTGCAGAGTCTTAATGCCTACCAGTTCAACTCCATCCATCCTACTGTAGTGTCTGCAAATCTACTGCAAAACTACATTACAAAATCTAACTATTTTATCTTATAGTGCTTATCAGCGAAATCAGTCAACAAATAATGTGAACTTCTGACTTCTTTCCTAATTAAAGGATCTACTGGTTAATTCGGCTTACATATAATCCAAAAGGCAGCTTTTACTAAAGTAACATTTGTAATTGTATTACTGCTTCTCATGCTGGCTTAACACAAACCTGCTGTAATATGGACTAGTTAGCAGGTGTACCCATTTCAAACGATGAgcttcctttaaaaaaaaaaaagtgttgtttaGAGTATTTGGTGAATGCTGGACTGATAACTATCTATCTAAAAGGGTTATAAGGATTACTTGTCATAAGCAAGGTTACCTTAAACTGCctgatttttaaatgaagtttgGTTTCTCGGTACAGGAAGCGGATATATGGTCGGTACACTTAGCTCTATGACTTAGCTATTGAGGCCAGCCTTACGTACCAAAATGAGACAATAATAGTGTCAGTTTTAGAATAAGTAACAcggttgttgttattgtgttggAGAAATTTCTGGAAACATAGCTAGCCAAACatgctaaataaaaaaaacacctagCCTTTACCAAGATGAAGGAAATGAAGTGGAGTGATGCACACTGGCTCGTCTTCGCACCTccttaatgtttttgttaaatttacAACTTTCATCCTCATTACGCCTACAGTCTGGTAATGCTGACGTTACAATAGCGATATAAATGAGTAGTGGGTTGCATAGGCCCGCTGCACTGTTAGTCAGCAGGAAGCTATTACTGATAGGGTGCTGGGTGTGTCTGTTGGACTGAGCTTTGTTAGCTGCTGCCTCTGgagccaaaaacacaaacacaaggttCAATTCATTAAATTCACTTATGGCTACTTGACTCACCGTCCGTGAGGCAGTAACGGTGGTGTAATACAGTTTGATCCCCATAGCTGCAGGTCCTTGTGCTCCCTTTGTGTATCTGCGGGCGTGTAGCTCTGCGCTCTCTGTCGTCAAGTTCAACTCTCATCGATCATTACAAGGAAGAAGGCGACAGtgctttcaaaataaaacacgtTTTTACTTCGAGGGAAATGGGGGTGAAACAAggcggaagtgccttaaacctgcattctctctttTGGCCAGCAGGGGacgactccactggttgcagaaagaagtccaattgtatgTAAGTTTAAGTTTCTTTCTCACTtaatttattacctcagtaaacaatttcctaatgagtttatggtctcagtcACTGGgttcaagtcttcttcaatacagcatgatgttcattttgtaaatcatggtcccatttagagtgaaatagatgataaagcaggctatgctttagggcgtggctaaATTGTGATTGACAAATTGCTACCACACGACAGCATTGgttatgtatgttatgtatCTTAACCCcagattagggttagggttagggttaggggtgcactgtgctaaccaagctagcacCTAGCGGCTAGCGTTAGCATCatctccaccctctcatccaaatcatggtccaaatatggtcacttgtggctccaaaaatccaaaatggcaaCAGTCAAAATTCCAAAttcaaggcttcaaaatggaagtccacaaaccaatgggtgacgtcatggtggctaTTATTTTTTTAGTCTATGGGGTGAAACAATAGGCAAACATGAACATTGTGAAAGGTACAATATATGATTGTttcctgcattaaaaatgttgctGTGTGGCAACACATTCTGAAATCTCATATATGGAAGCATCCATGAATCATGGTAAGATTAACCTTCTAGAGAGCCCTTGGGCACAAATGTGGCGCTGGACCCCTATTAGCCCACCATTCCTTCCCTTGCTGTGTGAACTATGTACAGTGTTAGAGATATTAAATGGTCCCAGATTTGCTGATTGTAAGCACAATATCAGCTCAGCTAATGAAggtcttaaaactagattttaacAGAGACTTTCTTCAAGACAGGACCTCAAGATCAGGTAATAAAGCAGGATCCACCTGAAGACCTGTATCATGTCAGCTGACATTATGCTTCAATagtgcatttttacatattcccaaacaaagttacaattaatcaaattatcacAAGACAATGCCATACAGTAAAGACGGGGCTTGTGGGAGCACCTTGAAGTATGGGGACCTCAGGACACTGCTCACTTTGCCCAGTTCATAATCCAGCCTTCTGTTGAACCCAACAACTGGATGAGCTTGTTCAAAACATAACTGGCTGTAAAATAGGTGGCATATagatactaataataataaactttatagttccagagctgaaacaattaactgattgacagaaaatcaatatgCAACTATTTAgattatcgattaattgtttaaaatcCCCCTACACTCAAATATGTGAGTAAAATTGTGagttaaatctgagtttaaggcatgTACCTACTGTGTGGATACTGACATAATTTGAATTTCAGCTGATCATCAACTAGCCTATATATTATGACATGTCAATAATCTTTGAATGTTGAAAATgatgacaggaaatgtttcATTGTATTGTGGTTAACTTGACTCTCCTCCCCTTCACTACACAGGACATCTATTTGCTGCACTGTTTAAAGAGACACATTAGAACTTAATTCATATTTTCCATTTGGcgctttttaaaattttattccATTTACGCCCAGTAAAAGGGTAATATTCTACATTTTAAGTGCTAATCGTCATATAGTAGGCtaccctctctccctctcatgcTTGTATAGTCCTTCTATAGTGTTgtccttcttttccttttccctttctcttctttttcctctctatAGACCCTACCTCCCTTTTTCCCCTCCACAACTACctaattttctcttttatggTTCATCAATCTTTCAGACAATTCCAGACAAttgcacacgcacgcacacacacacatatatagttACAGAGACCCAAACACTGCTTGTGGAAATAAGTGGAaaccagtgtgtgtgagtgtgtgattgtCTGGAATTGTCTGAAAGATTgatgaaacataaaatagaaaattcacataaaaaatatgcTGTAAGATGAAAACAGCAGCTATGAAAGAAATATGCCAATGCAGAGTgctgagtttaaaaaaaaagacctgtttattggatttgttgattgattgatgatccAACATTTCCAGATAACTGAAATGGTCAATTTATGGtttattcaaattattttgGATCATTTACCCAAGCTCCTCTTCTGTTGCTTTGTTGACAGTGAACAGTAAACTATGCTCTCACAAAGGATTGTTGCACAGTGGCACAAACATTTCTAAGCCAGCCAGAGTCCATCTGTCCCTCTCCCCATACAAAGCCTTTCTACAGTGTGCACAACATTGAAAGTTGTACTCACAAATCTAGAAAGGCTGGAAAATCTCTTGTTGTTTTTAGATTTACAAACACTGTCTGTCTAGCTGGCTGGGTTATCATTGATGGTGGCACAAACCCGTAGAAGTCACATCCAATGTTAACAGCTTGTGTCTGTTGTTTACAATGAATTCAAGCTGTAACTCGGTTTAAGGTGTTGGACAGTAGATTTAATttcataaatatataatgtttAACAGAAGCCAGAATTAAACTAAAACATTCAGCTAGTGTGTTGatttaattttgacatttacTTGCCATTTCATTTTGACAGTTTGGTACCTTTCTGGCATTCTGAGCAGCTCTCTCTTATTTGGGTTGGTTTTTGATCCAAAAGCTGAGACTACAACCAACGTTTCTTTAAACACGGGATTCTACTCTGATCCTGCTGTCTGCAGACAAACACCTCTGGAGAATGGATCCACTGGGGCAGAGGAAGCCCTCATTCCAGGCCAGCAGCCACATCACACAATGAGCCTTGTAATGTGTGTGATCACAAGTGTCACAGTGGAGGAGTGCTCACACTACAAGCCAGAAATGCAAAATAATATTGCTGAGGATAGTTCTGAAACTCGATTCTGTATCTTAAAACGCATTTCTTTACAGCTTCCTGCTGATTCTGTCTAATTCCAAAGTGTGTGACAACAAGGCTACAGCCTACAGCCATCCACACATACAGATAATGTTTACCGTATTCAATCTAGTTTAGTGttttgttagcatgctaatattcaCTAATTCTCActtaacacaaaatacagctgatgggaatgtttaTTCTGTCTAACCAGTAgaagcagcagtggtggaagaagtattcagaccctttacctcagtaaaagtaccaatactgcaatgtaaaaaaactccattacaagtcaaaGTCCTTCATGGAAAAGCATTATCAGCTTAATGTagtaaagtattgcagtaaaagtagtggtttggtccctctgactgatatattattatatatgacatcattagattattaatactgaagcatcagtgttggagcagcatgttactgttgtagctgctggaggtggagctagtttcaactactttatatacagttagctagtttagtccagtggttcccaacctagggttCAGGCCCCTCCAAAcagtcaccagataaatctgaggggtcgtgagatgattaacaggacaggaaagaagaaaaaacaaagttctgatgcacaaatctgttttcagtttttggattttttctctgatctttgatttttggtgaaatattggatcatttgaacatttattgaaatgagagcatgtgagaagtttagagggaaaaatcattatttggtggagctgttaacaactcatagacatctgaaatgtgaccccgactacacactgctttttgtaagacgtcaaaagccaaaaaggttggaaaccactggtttcatctttaacaatatgctgtattttaaaagcttgttatattatccattgtgtcaaatcttcatctgaaaagtaactaaagctgtcaaataaatgtagtggagtagaaagtacaatatttccctctgaaatgtagtgaagtggaagtataaagtagcatcagatggaaatactcaagtaaagtgcaagtacctcagaattgtacttaagtacagtgcAGTactgtacttagttactttccaccactagaAATGATTATCTAGATTCCCCAAACTGTCAAAATTTTAGTGACAGTGCTCCTGAGGTTTAGCTGTACTAACAACTTCCACAACTGTTGACCAATCAGAAGCAATGGTAAGCGTTCTGAGCTGGTTCCAGGAATCATTATATTTCCAGGCGCACACAGCACAAataattaatgtgtttaaattaaaaacctCACAAGTAAGTTGACTTACACGTTGGTCTTAGAAGACGTCATGAGTCAGAGTGCAAACTAGCTGTGTAATGCAGCTTGCTAATGCTCTGAGTATTTTGAGCCCCATTAAGTCTAATGAGCAGTGATGAAATTTAATTTGGAAGTTATCACATGGGAAGCAGGCTGGCCCGTTCTATTGTGAGTCAGACAGGAGGAATGTGGGAGAGAGTCCAACAGCGCCATAATTCAGCTGATTCAGGGTTTTTAGTGAGTAACTGAGCCGTGCAGCAGGGACTAGTACACACCGCCACACAGTAAGAGAGGAGCCAGACTACAGAGCCAGCCTGGACGGTCAATAAATCTGATATCTGCAAGCGAGGTGAACATTATGAGCTCTGAGGTTTGCACCAGAGGAAGTAGAAAACCAATTCTGCTCATGacatgagaaaataatcaaggCATTCCTCCAGCTTAACAGTATGTGTTTACCTGAAATaaatgttccttcatcaccactTGGTGGCAGCAGAAAGATATATTTCACTTGGGCTAGATCCATCTGAGAGCAAGTGGGGTCTTATATTCAACAATGTCTTATTGAAAAATGGTTTGTGGAATATTGCCAACAGTGCAACTATAGGAAGAAACTGTGGAACTTAAATGAAGCCTTTATAGAAAATGGTTGTTGCAACAGCAAGTGCTTACAGAATATATAACAGAGTctaatataaatatatctatatctatatatatatatagatctGGGGGAAATTAAACATAAAGAATATATATCTgtaaaaaggtgaaaataaagaaatttatTGTATATTGTACAAAAGTTTGGTATCACAATGTTGATGTGAATggatctttttgtttgtttgttcccaTAAGTTAGATGCAAAAGAGCACATACAtagctgagagaaaaaaaaaaacattcatttggtGTTAACTCTCTTTAACAGAAAGGGCTTTATtagtatgttttatatttttatacacatttgaATAGCATAAAATATGACTGAtatccaaaatatttttaagtgaTTCACATTGAAGCACTGGTTTTCAAACAGTGTGCGGTCCAGCATTACATACTTTATATGGCACAAAGTAGATCTAAATACAATGGGGGACTATAActcacaaatgaaagaaaaaaatgtacagtgaAGTGAAAATGTTTAGCCCATGATCATTTATATAACCTATACGCCTCTATAATGATAACAGTACACATTATTCATCAGCTCTTATCATCCATCAGTGCAAGGTTATTTGattatctacagtatatcatcCACGTCCTTTAGTGACTCATGTCAGCACAACATCCATTTCTTTTACTGGTTCtgtttaaagggaatgggaaaaggaaaagaattgTCAAACTCAACACAGAGGAgcctgagatatcctgacttttagtccctaatatgggtcaagctccaaaaactaGCCTGACTCTGCTcaagagtaaaaaaaagtctgcctaccagcacctctaaagctcactttTTAGCACattatatgttgtttgtttaatttgtacaaaaaccaaagtgcaCAAGTGACAAGTTGCTGTTGGGGGTACTGGCTGggctatttcttggccaggacaACAGACTTGCTGGAGTCTTGTCGTCACTGTGAGGTTACCaagcaaccagcagagacttgGGAAGTCACTGTAACCAGGGTCTTAGCATCCCTCCCATGGTGAGACCATGGATCTGCCCAGCAGCACTTCAAGCCCTCttcctcaaaacaaacaaactaaaaaaaagacgAGGGTGGAACGTCAAAGGATGGAACTGGATTACCAACTGAGTGAGCACCTAGATCATCTAGTCCAGTCTTAACCAGGGCTTCACACAGTGTCACCTACAGTGGGCAGAGTCCCTCCCACCTCTATGCTCAGCCATCCTTGGCCTGTACACTGGCAGGCTCAGCTCCATGGCATGATAGTTCTGGAGATGGATCTGCCCTTAGGGATAAATGCACCTTCACAGTCTTGAAACACAGAGGTTGAAGCCTGTTTCCTCATCCAAGTCTCATGTATTTACCTCAAAGTGGGAGCCCACACTAGTGCTTCAAGGTGCTCTATTGAGAGGGACCCTGGGCTCCTGCTGCCCCACAAGACTGAGGGTCATCTCCACATACAACACTATCCCCTGACGCAGCCTTTGTTGGTGGAAGGATGTTGCAGTTAATACATGGGTCAGACAGGGCTTTCCTAAAGTGACCCGCACCCAGACAGTACAACTCATTGCCTTGGGCTCCAGCATCAATTTCAACAGAGATAGGGAGCCAGGTTAGGAAATGTGAGCTAGAACTGTGAATGGGCCACAGGACATGTATCAGAACATCCAGCGGACCTATTTCACAAACgcaaacaagacaaacaactAACCCCAAGTGGGCAGCCAGCCAGGCACGTAGCCAACAGGCCACACACATGACTTTGTTGATACAAGATCTCCACCTGCATGGAGTGCAAAGGGACATTCTGTTTACTGCCGCTGGCAGTCAGGGAGGGATGAAACAGAACATCAGTTTCCTACGGTGACTGAGGTTACAGCTGCCACTGTGACATCCTTTTCTTTTATTGGTTCTGTTCAATGGATCCTTGACACATATAGTGAGGTACATTTTTATGATGGCAGGTCACCTAACTGGTCAGATGTAGCATGAAAGGAACATTGTTATTTACTCAGCCAGCTAAGAAAATATCTTCCATTACAGTGGACATGCTTCCTTTGTATCTAGTCCTCACTCAGTGTCTTGGCCAACAGGCAGTTTTTACATGTTGACTCAGTGCAATAAGGCACAGATTTACTTAGTGCTAATAGCTAGTCTGAGATTACAAATTATACAACATTGCAGTATCAAGTgtatctgtacagtatgtaaataacaGCTGAGGCCCTGCTGAGAGGAACACTGTTTAACTGGTTGCTACGGAGACCAATTAACCATTGAGAGACATCCATAGACAAACAGCCATTCAGATTTGGCATGCTGTCTGTTTTGCATCAGAGCATTGTCCTGGTACACAATTCTTCTCCCATCAAAAAGATTACAGAACCTGCATTAACAAAGATATCCTTCACAAACAGAacaaattcagtttttaaaatgtcatgatGTAAatggtttttttctttctttttttatggtTGCAATGATACCGTACATTTTAATGCTAATAACCTTTACAATCAATATCATGTCATCTCTTTCTCCAGCACTTGGAGCAGCTGTTTTGCTGACAGTGGAagggaaatacaaaaaaaatctactgtatgtctaaaAAGCatgcaataacaacaacagacaaaaacCTGTGGGTTACACATGATGTCAAGAAAAGTGCATTAAGAGAAAGAAATCTGCAGCAGTTTCATAACAATAACAGGCACAATAAGGTAGACATCCCAGTTTCTTTTCCCAGTTGGAGTTTCAGTTAATCAAACATTACTCAGAGGCAGAGTGTAACATTAGATCAGACACTGTAGGTGAGGTTTAACTTTTACTTGTGACTGTTATCACTGAAAATATAGTTTGCTCTATTATACTGTATTCTATCAGCCTGGAGGTAGGctacatgaatattatattttaaagataACAATGAAGATAACATTGCAGCACGCTGTTCCTTGCACAGTGTGCAAAGGTCAACATGCCTGGTACCTCACAGTCATTTTCAGTTAAGTGTGATATTTTGTAGCTGATCATAGTAGCAGTGACGAAGGTATTTGACACAGTGGACAACAAGACATCAGCAGATAGGATGCtgttaaacaaaaagaaaaaaaaaatatatacatatatatatatgtttctgCCTCCAATAAATGTTTCTTCAACTCAATCCCACTGTCTTTGCATCTTGGTCAGTAGTAGACATTATTATCTCCCAAAGACAAACATTATCATGGTACCTTTATATTTAATTACACCCATGTAACACCCACACTCACTTTTCCCTTATGACTCAAAAGGCACAAACAAGATTTCCAACAAGACACATTGCAGTGATCGCTGACAACCTAATATACATAACACACAACAgtcaacacatactgtactgcatgtCTAAAGTGATACATATTCATAGAATTATAAAATTAAGACtttcattatatattaaatCCCTTATAGAAATACTCAGCAttcttaaaggtgcaatatacaaCATTAGATAAAGTTGTTGTCACCAAACAACTATATCTAGTGTcagcaaatagttgttttctGACACTGgctgtcagcaaacaactatttgcaatgtaaagatatagtggagtaataTCATCcagagcagagaatgaagtcacactccctctgtgtgtgttgttatctgagcttctctgttctttgttttggaagcCGGTATAGCTGTGCGTGCATATCAGTGCATGTGAGTCTCTCCCTGTCCTCCTTGCATCCGTCTTCAACATGGCAGCCAGGTCACAAAGTTTCCCATATTACAGCAAAACagtaaatatgtttctgaaaaaaatTTGAGGCAGAAATAGGCAACGCAGTAAGAGAATCTTTATACATATTTGATCAggactgcctagtttgacagtttgatctgagtttcgtgagCCGTGTGTTCAGatgctgctttctttttttcctcaacatTATTGAGTAAACTATGtatgcatttgttttggtctgagatgctggtgctgtagtgcgacatctagtggggctAAATGTTGTATAATTGCACCTTTAAATAGTGTAAAAGCACTACATTTAGTTCAATCTAAAAGAGCTGTGAAATTGGACTTGCGctactacaacaacaacaaaataaagggTTTTCAGGCTAGCAATGAAAAATATATCATGTCTTTCAAAcctataaaaacatgaaaatggcAACTTGAATCCAAAGGCTTTAGCTTCTGAAGAACCAACACATTCTGTCATCATCTGATGATGTTTAGGCATCAGAAAagtcaaagtcacatttgaaaaTACAACTGCAAAGAAGGCAATACCCAATCAGCACCCATTCAAAACATGCAATGAGCTCTCAACGCACAACGACAAAGGCCCTGCAAGGTACTGCACTGCAAAATGGTAGATTGTTTTCATGATACTGTATCATATTGTGTGAACCTCAATTATGAAGAACATTTTTGCTGAAGGAGAAATGTTGCCAGTCTTCTACAAGCTG contains these protein-coding regions:
- the sh3bgrl3 gene encoding SH3 domain-binding glutamic acid-rich-like protein 3 → MGIKLYYTTVTASRTVKSQQAEVIRILESKSIQYELIDISVGGELRDEMRSKAGNPTAVPPQLFNEDKYCGNYEMFSEAVEADTVEQFLKLTEGGV